A genomic window from Ignavibacteria bacterium includes:
- a CDS encoding Rrf2 family transcriptional regulator, translated as MKFSTQEEYGLRCLLRVAAEKGEKGLTIPEISKAEGITTHNTAKILRALRLGGFLASSRGQIGGYTLSRPAEEILVKDVLDFLGGKLFDAEFCNDHSGSAGICTHSVDCSIRSLWQMLQNAVDGVLSKMTIKDLLSNEENIISQISNFGKEEIIKL; from the coding sequence ATGAAATTCAGTACCCAGGAAGAATACGGATTAAGGTGTTTGCTTAGAGTAGCAGCTGAAAAAGGGGAAAAAGGTTTAACCATCCCCGAAATAAGCAAAGCTGAAGGAATTACTACTCATAATACCGCAAAGATACTGAGAGCGCTGAGGCTGGGAGGTTTCCTGGCAAGTTCACGCGGTCAAATAGGCGGTTATACCCTTAGCCGTCCGGCAGAAGAAATTCTGGTTAAAGATGTGCTGGATTTCCTGGGAGGTAAATTATTTGATGCTGAATTCTGTAATGATCACAGCGGCTCAGCAGGCATTTGTACTCATTCAGTTGATTGTTCCATAAGATCTCTTTGGCAAATGCTGCAAAATGCCGTTGACGGGGTTTTAAGTAAAATGACAATCAAGGATCTCTTGAGTAATGAGGAAAATATAATTTCTCAAATTTCAAATTTCGGTAAAGAAGAAATCATTAAGCTTTAA
- the sufD gene encoding Fe-S cluster assembly protein SufD: MEKTGNKEYYIAEFNKSEQSMNGEASSAIHKLRKKAITKFEELGFPTVKNEDWKYTDVNPLFNFEFSAGNSSGITKKEAEKFHINGLNENTVVFVNGIYSEKLSAIKKQATGIVIDSLNAVLKNNPELIMEHIGKYALIDNGFTALNTAFAKEGTVIIVPDNSEVKGHIHIINITGEQGKHILTQPRNLIITGKNSKVNIIESYHSTNSSENLVNAVTEAVVGENSTVEIYRLQQENESSYQINRTQAVQARNSVFTHYSVTLGGGIVRNDTNVLLNDENCTGNLYGLYLTEGKQHVDNHTLIDHAKPHCQSNEMYKGVLNGSSRGVFNGKVFVREDAQKTNAYQSNKAILLTSTATIDTKPQLEIYADDVKCSHGAAIGQLDDEAVFYLRSRGISAEMAKTVLIRAFANDIFETIENETFHDHLNNLVFEKLG; the protein is encoded by the coding sequence ATGGAAAAAACAGGAAATAAAGAATATTATATAGCGGAATTCAATAAATCTGAACAGAGCATGAACGGCGAAGCTTCATCTGCCATTCATAAGCTTAGGAAGAAAGCCATTACAAAGTTCGAAGAGCTCGGCTTTCCTACAGTAAAAAATGAAGACTGGAAATATACAGATGTAAACCCGCTTTTTAATTTTGAATTTTCAGCCGGAAATTCAAGCGGTATTACAAAAAAAGAAGCAGAGAAATTTCATATTAACGGACTCAATGAAAATACTGTGGTGTTTGTTAACGGAATTTATTCCGAGAAGCTTTCTGCAATTAAAAAGCAGGCAACCGGGATAGTTATTGACAGCCTTAATGCTGTTTTAAAAAACAACCCTGAGCTTATTATGGAGCATATTGGAAAATATGCATTGATAGATAATGGATTTACTGCCTTAAACACTGCTTTTGCAAAAGAAGGCACTGTCATCATTGTTCCCGATAACAGTGAAGTTAAAGGACATATTCATATAATAAATATTACAGGTGAGCAGGGGAAACATATATTGACCCAGCCAAGGAACCTGATAATAACAGGTAAAAACTCAAAAGTAAATATTATTGAAAGCTATCACAGCACAAATAGCAGTGAAAATCTGGTAAATGCAGTAACTGAAGCGGTAGTCGGAGAAAATTCCACAGTGGAAATTTACAGGCTGCAGCAGGAAAACGAAAGCTCATACCAAATTAACAGAACCCAGGCTGTACAGGCGCGGAATTCTGTATTCACTCATTACAGTGTAACTCTTGGCGGCGGAATTGTCAGAAATGATACAAATGTATTGCTGAATGATGAGAACTGCACAGGCAATCTTTACGGTCTGTACCTGACCGAAGGAAAACAGCATGTTGATAACCATACTTTAATAGATCATGCAAAACCGCACTGCCAGAGCAATGAAATGTATAAAGGAGTTTTAAACGGCAGCTCTCGCGGAGTTTTCAACGGTAAGGTTTTTGTAAGGGAAGATGCGCAGAAAACCAATGCATACCAGTCAAACAAAGCAATATTACTTACCAGTACCGCAACAATAGATACAAAACCGCAGCTTGAAATTTATGCCGATGATGTTAAGTGTTCGCATGGAGCCGCAATTGGCCAGCTTGATGACGAAGCGGTCTTTTACCTTCGTTCCAGGGGGATAAGCGCTGAAATGGCGAAGACAGTTTTGATAAGGGCATTTGCAAATGATATTTTTGAAACGATTGAAAATGAAACATTCCACGATCATTTAAATAATTTGGTTTTTGAAAAACTGGGTTAA
- a CDS encoding T9SS type A sorting domain-containing protein, whose translation MVVNQTSGLWINIDDLFIGNRSEIGITQISTEIPRKHDLSQNYPNPFNPSTKIRFQITASGNNQSEKIKLNVYDILGREVAALVNEELTPGTYEAAWDAGLLPGGAYFYRLIAGEITITKKMILVK comes from the coding sequence ATGGTTGTAAATCAAACATCAGGTCTGTGGATAAATATTGATGATCTGTTTATTGGCAACAGAAGCGAGATCGGGATAACTCAAATAAGCACTGAGATCCCCCGAAAGCATGATTTAAGCCAAAACTATCCAAATCCATTTAATCCATCTACTAAAATCAGATTCCAAATCACGGCATCCGGCAATAACCAATCTGAAAAGATAAAATTAAATGTCTATGATATTTTAGGTCGTGAAGTTGCTGCATTGGTTAACGAGGAATTAACACCGGGTACTTATGAAGCTGCATGGGATGCCGGCTTACTGCCCGGGGGAGCTTATTTTTACAGACTTATTGCCGGTGAAATAACTATAACTAAAAAAATGATACTGGTTAAATAA
- a CDS encoding cysteine desulfurase has protein sequence MQDTLVNKIFEVDEIRKDFPILNTEVDGKPLVYFDNAATSQKPLSVINAISDYYSNYNSNIHRGVYSISIKASEAYENAKQKVKEFINANDHREIVFTKGTTESVNLIAYSYGLNNVKPGDEIIISEMEHHSNIVPWQVLCEKKNALLKVIPVNDDGELIIEEYKKLLSDKTKIVSLCHISNSLGTINPVKEIIKLAKEKNRDIAVVIDGAQAVHHTKVDVQELGADFYVFSSHKMYGPMGIGVLYCRAELLEAMEPYQTGGDMISSVSFEGTKYNEIPMKFEAGTPNVEGAVGLSAAIDYIAAAGLEGIQRQEQELLDYATQQLRMINGIRIIGTAKLKTGVISFTAEGLNAFDIGVMLDTNGIAVRTGQHCTEPLMNRFGIAGTVRISFAFYNTKSEIDVFVNALRKAMEILH, from the coding sequence ATGCAGGATACACTTGTAAATAAAATATTTGAAGTAGATGAGATAAGGAAGGATTTTCCCATCCTGAATACTGAAGTTGACGGGAAGCCTTTGGTTTATTTTGATAATGCGGCTACATCCCAGAAGCCGCTAAGTGTTATCAACGCGATCAGCGATTATTATTCAAACTATAACTCAAATATTCACAGGGGTGTATATTCAATAAGTATTAAGGCATCTGAAGCATATGAAAATGCAAAGCAAAAGGTAAAGGAATTTATCAATGCCAATGATCACAGGGAAATTGTTTTCACAAAAGGCACTACTGAATCTGTTAACCTGATCGCATATTCATACGGCTTAAACAATGTTAAGCCCGGCGATGAAATAATTATTTCAGAAATGGAGCATCATTCAAATATTGTTCCGTGGCAGGTTTTATGTGAAAAGAAAAATGCATTACTCAAGGTTATCCCTGTAAATGATGATGGAGAGCTGATAATTGAAGAATATAAAAAGCTGCTTTCTGATAAGACCAAAATAGTTTCTCTTTGCCATATTTCCAATTCATTGGGTACTATTAATCCGGTAAAGGAAATAATTAAACTGGCTAAAGAAAAGAACAGGGATATTGCTGTAGTTATTGATGGTGCACAGGCTGTTCATCATACAAAGGTTGATGTTCAGGAACTTGGAGCGGATTTTTATGTGTTCTCATCCCATAAAATGTACGGGCCGATGGGTATCGGGGTTTTATACTGCAGGGCGGAGCTTCTGGAAGCAATGGAGCCTTACCAGACAGGCGGTGATATGATAAGCTCGGTCAGTTTTGAAGGTACAAAGTATAATGAAATACCGATGAAGTTCGAAGCGGGTACGCCGAATGTTGAAGGTGCTGTAGGACTTTCTGCAGCAATAGATTACATAGCAGCCGCCGGACTTGAAGGGATACAAAGACAGGAACAGGAATTGCTCGATTACGCAACACAGCAGTTAAGAATGATAAATGGTATCAGGATAATAGGAACTGCGAAATTAAAAACAGGTGTTATTTCTTTTACAGCTGAAGGCTTAAACGCATTTGATATAGGCGTAATGCTCGATACAAACGGTATTGCCGTAAGGACAGGACAGCATTGTACGGAGCCCCTGATGAATAGATTTGGTATAGCAGGTACGGTCAGAATTTCATTTGCATTCTATAACACTAAAAGTGAAATAGATGTATTTGTGAACGCGTTAAGAAAAGCTATGGAGATTTTACACTGA
- a CDS encoding SUF system Fe-S cluster assembly protein has protein sequence MSDKTEEKITQQEITEQDTVSAPEIKDSAESNTDKAELNNAVVEALKSVYDPEIPVNIYELGLIYSVNIDDGGKVVIEMTLTSPACPVAGTLPPEVEGKVRSIPGVTDCVVKVVWDPPWGMHMMSEEAKLQLNLF, from the coding sequence ATGTCTGATAAAACAGAAGAGAAGATCACACAGCAGGAAATTACAGAACAGGATACAGTTTCTGCCCCGGAAATTAAAGACTCGGCAGAAAGTAACACAGATAAAGCTGAGCTTAATAATGCCGTAGTGGAAGCGTTAAAAAGCGTATATGACCCTGAAATTCCTGTGAATATATATGAGCTTGGGCTGATCTATTCAGTAAATATTGATGATGGCGGCAAAGTTGTGATAGAAATGACCCTGACTTCACCCGCATGTCCGGTTGCAGGTACATTACCGCCCGAAGTTGAAGGCAAGGTCCGTTCAATACCCGGTGTTACAGATTGTGTCGTAAAAGTAGTTTGGGATCCGCCATGGGGTATGCATATGATGAGTGAAGAAGCAAAATTACAGCTTAACTTGTTTTAA
- a CDS encoding SufE family protein, producing the protein MVKTIAEIEDEIADEFSFFESWQDKYEYIIELGKKLKGYPEDKQTDEYKVKGCQSSVWLVTEETDGKVYFKADSDSTIVKGLIALLIRVLNGRTPDEIINAKLEFISKTGLQQHLAQTRANGLSAMIKQMKMYALAYKAKQLN; encoded by the coding sequence ATGGTTAAAACAATAGCAGAAATTGAAGATGAAATAGCCGATGAGTTCAGTTTTTTTGAAAGCTGGCAGGATAAATATGAATATATCATTGAGCTTGGCAAAAAGCTTAAAGGCTACCCTGAAGATAAACAGACGGATGAATATAAAGTAAAAGGATGTCAGTCAAGCGTATGGTTAGTAACTGAAGAAACAGACGGAAAGGTTTATTTTAAGGCAGATAGCGATTCAACAATTGTTAAAGGCTTAATTGCCCTGCTTATCAGGGTGCTGAACGGCAGAACGCCGGATGAAATAATAAATGCAAAGCTTGAGTTCATTTCAAAAACAGGGCTGCAGCAGCACCTGGCGCAAACAAGGGCAAACGGACTTTCAGCTATGATCAAACAAATGAAAATGTATGCCCTGGCATACAAAGCTAAACAGTTAAATTAA
- a CDS encoding T9SS type A sorting domain-containing protein codes for MKKLLVILLLLSSANVLTQYYYNQYAAFDGIDDHLSTPSNAELNLDSAFTIEAWVYLQDSTGTNKTIVSTVNASLSDGYAVMIQGASSNPTNAGKLQLNLNGGNNNFIQTAGTRFALNTWTHFSVTFRNAFPNSDTIRFYINGTLIQTFTSNIAPLANSSDPLRVGNSYIPGNFSNGLKGRLDDLRIYKTQKTSTVIANDRGIPVNLANISNPALLDNSNYFRQLNAAWLFDGNGNDAIGVQNNLTASNGAFYTGNNFNPANYRNQSNFYLRFPGTSWLACPDNAGSSFDLDTACTIEAWVYIDAYRNSPQTIISKGTSSYSYILAVSSSPSNSPMFILNSGSKIIQSSKPILPRVWTHIAATYRSSTGELALFVNGNPDTNRILTPGSINLSNDSVFAGKSLFGEYMYGCIDGIKLSKNVKTSQQIKNYMFTSIDNLNAPGIFSGQSSFNFEGNTINSINPADIFYPRANVYFERLNNVSGASGYSQPPVIRLSNNDPGFTNNQFIINSERFFIPNGSTVRDSILVNGTSGNNRVAVVVLMNHTSVNDLTLNLRAPNGTSVNFHSSQGSTNNDIMTVFDDFADSLSGTLMAPFSSFIRPVTPLSSLPQSNQNGYWRLSVTDAAGNVDSGRVYMWGIKFISLTGITTINNNVPDKFYLEQNYPNPFNPETNIKFGITKTDIVTISIFDIAGKEIEKLTNDILQPGNYSIKWNASKFASGVYFIKLMTNGFSQTKKMLLVK; via the coding sequence TTGAAAAAATTACTGGTAATATTACTGTTACTTTCTTCAGCAAATGTGCTGACCCAATACTATTATAATCAGTACGCAGCATTTGATGGTATTGATGATCACTTATCAACACCTTCAAATGCTGAATTAAACCTGGATTCAGCATTTACAATTGAAGCCTGGGTTTACCTGCAGGATTCCACGGGCACAAATAAAACCATAGTCAGTACGGTGAACGCATCTTTAAGCGATGGATACGCAGTCATGATACAGGGTGCATCTTCAAATCCAACCAACGCAGGCAAGCTTCAGTTAAATCTTAACGGCGGAAATAACAATTTCATACAAACAGCCGGTACCAGATTTGCTCTTAACACATGGACTCATTTTTCTGTTACATTCCGTAATGCCTTCCCTAACAGCGATACCATCAGGTTTTATATTAACGGAACGCTTATACAGACATTTACATCAAATATCGCACCGCTGGCAAACAGCAGTGACCCGCTTAGAGTTGGCAACAGTTATATACCAGGAAATTTTTCCAACGGATTAAAAGGCAGACTGGATGATCTTAGAATTTACAAAACACAAAAAACATCAACGGTAATAGCTAATGACAGAGGTATCCCGGTAAATCTGGCAAATATCAGTAATCCTGCGTTGCTTGATAACTCTAATTATTTCAGACAGCTGAACGCTGCCTGGCTTTTTGACGGCAACGGTAATGATGCAATTGGCGTACAAAATAATTTAACAGCTTCTAACGGCGCATTTTATACGGGTAATAACTTCAATCCGGCCAATTACCGTAATCAAAGTAATTTTTACCTGCGCTTTCCCGGCACAAGCTGGCTTGCCTGCCCTGATAATGCGGGAAGCAGCTTCGATCTTGATACTGCCTGTACAATTGAAGCATGGGTTTACATTGATGCGTACAGAAATTCACCGCAGACAATAATAAGCAAAGGAACGTCTTCATACAGCTATATACTTGCAGTTTCAAGCAGCCCTTCGAATTCACCCATGTTCATATTGAATTCAGGCAGTAAAATAATACAAAGCTCAAAACCGATTTTGCCGAGAGTGTGGACACATATTGCTGCAACATACCGCAGTTCAACCGGCGAGCTTGCTTTATTTGTAAACGGTAATCCGGATACAAACAGGATTTTAACTCCGGGTAGTATAAATTTATCCAATGATTCAGTGTTTGCAGGCAAAAGCCTTTTTGGTGAATATATGTATGGCTGCATTGACGGCATAAAACTGAGCAAGAATGTAAAAACATCACAGCAAATTAAGAACTATATGTTTACCAGTATAGATAATCTTAATGCTCCCGGAATTTTTTCAGGTCAAAGCAGCTTCAATTTTGAAGGAAACACAATAAACAGCATTAATCCTGCAGATATTTTTTATCCAAGGGCAAATGTTTATTTTGAAAGGCTGAATAATGTAAGCGGGGCATCCGGTTATTCACAACCGCCTGTGATAAGATTATCAAATAACGATCCCGGATTTACCAACAATCAGTTTATTATAAATAGTGAAAGATTTTTCATTCCTAACGGGTCAACAGTACGTGATTCAATTTTGGTAAACGGCACAAGCGGCAATAACCGTGTTGCTGTTGTTGTGTTAATGAATCATACTTCTGTAAATGATCTCACACTTAACCTGCGGGCTCCGAACGGAACATCGGTGAATTTTCATTCCTCGCAGGGAAGCACCAATAACGATATCATGACCGTGTTCGATGACTTTGCAGACAGCCTTTCCGGAACTTTGATGGCTCCGTTTTCATCATTTATCAGGCCGGTTACTCCGCTATCATCACTTCCGCAATCAAATCAGAACGGATACTGGAGACTTTCGGTTACCGATGCTGCAGGTAATGTTGATTCAGGCAGGGTGTATATGTGGGGCATAAAATTTATTTCATTAACCGGAATTACGACAATTAATAATAATGTGCCTGATAAATTTTATCTTGAACAAAATTATCCAAATCCATTTAACCCCGAAACCAACATTAAGTTCGGTATTACAAAAACCGATATTGTTACCATAAGTATATTTGATATAGCAGGAAAAGAAATTGAGAAGCTGACAAATGATATACTGCAGCCCGGAAATTACAGTATAAAATGGAATGCGTCAAAGTTCGCAAGCGGAGTATATTTTATAAAGCTGATGACAAACGGATTTTCACAAACAAAGAAAATGCTTTTAGTAAAATAA
- a CDS encoding BrxA/BrxB family bacilliredoxin: protein MFQINTRGPIYDPEAVQPMRDELTAAGFVELLTPADVDTYLGVKEGTTLVMINSVCGCAAGSARPGVTLALQNKLIPNRIVTAFAGQDRDAVDHLRNSYLPGIPPSSPFMALFKDGELVYLMQRMNIEGKTADMVAEELTAAFDKHCTFEGPSVPKEQYDAILHAKACGSKIPKYSGN, encoded by the coding sequence ATGTTCCAGATAAACACAAGAGGCCCGATATACGATCCCGAAGCGGTTCAGCCGATGAGGGATGAATTAACAGCAGCCGGTTTTGTTGAATTGTTAACACCGGCAGATGTAGATACTTATTTAGGAGTAAAGGAAGGAACCACCCTTGTAATGATAAATTCTGTTTGCGGCTGTGCTGCAGGCAGCGCTAGACCCGGTGTTACACTTGCTTTGCAAAATAAGCTTATCCCTAACAGAATTGTAACAGCTTTTGCAGGACAGGACAGGGATGCCGTTGACCATTTAAGGAACAGCTATCTTCCGGGTATACCTCCTTCATCGCCATTTATGGCATTATTCAAAGATGGTGAGCTGGTATATTTAATGCAGAGAATGAATATTGAAGGTAAAACAGCAGATATGGTTGCTGAAGAATTAACTGCAGCTTTTGATAAGCATTGCACTTTTGAAGGACCTTCTGTTCCTAAAGAACAGTATGATGCAATTCTGCATGCTAAAGCATGCGGTTCTAAAATACCGAAATACAGCGGAAATTAA
- a CDS encoding DUF1800 domain-containing protein, which yields METSKTGLLDPYIPSPTKPWNKTLVTHLLNRTMFGATVSQVNSVLALTPNEAVELLFQPYAAPEVPGTWVTEAPDFNSAYNTQRTSQLRTWWVRLMYEQPVSIREKMTLFWHNHFVSEAATVIIPQYMYMQNTLFRNNCTGNFRTLAKLVTRDPGMLIYLDGRYNIVGNPNENYGRELLELFTMGIGNYTETDVREAARALTGWILSGLGSIFVPSRHDYGNKTFLGQTGNFDDNDVIDIIFNQPVTAKFICTKLYKTFIHQNDDLSYAQPVIDEMANILRSNNYEIAPLLKTLLKSKLFYSDNTISSLIKNPLDLMIGSVKMLNINFDPSSLTTRLNYIITQASAAGQYILDPPNVQGWVGYRQWLSTISMPIRAAFAESIITGLQKNGQPTGFSVDALAFAMSFSAPNNAVQLVKDMTEHLLRLTVTPRQLNALLEIMLDGSLVMDWYINDPQAPSRIKKYLKALVNLAEFQIN from the coding sequence ATGGAAACATCCAAAACAGGTTTGCTGGATCCTTACATACCTTCGCCTACGAAACCATGGAATAAAACCCTGGTTACTCATCTTCTCAACCGGACAATGTTCGGGGCTACTGTTTCACAGGTAAACAGCGTACTTGCGCTTACACCAAATGAAGCAGTTGAGCTGTTGTTTCAGCCATATGCCGCGCCTGAAGTACCGGGTACATGGGTAACAGAAGCTCCGGATTTTAATTCAGCCTATAATACCCAAAGAACTTCACAGTTAAGGACATGGTGGGTCAGGCTGATGTATGAGCAGCCTGTATCAATCCGTGAGAAAATGACACTCTTCTGGCATAATCATTTTGTATCTGAAGCCGCTACTGTTATTATTCCGCAATATATGTACATGCAGAACACATTATTCAGAAATAACTGTACAGGTAACTTCCGGACTCTGGCAAAACTGGTTACACGGGATCCCGGAATGCTCATTTATCTTGACGGCAGGTATAACATTGTAGGTAATCCGAATGAAAATTACGGAAGAGAGCTTCTTGAATTATTTACAATGGGTATTGGCAATTATACCGAAACAGATGTGAGAGAAGCTGCCAGAGCTTTAACAGGATGGATCCTTTCCGGACTGGGCAGCATTTTTGTTCCTTCAAGGCATGATTACGGTAATAAAACATTTTTAGGCCAAACCGGTAATTTTGATGATAATGATGTAATTGATATCATTTTTAACCAGCCTGTAACTGCTAAATTTATCTGTACTAAGCTGTATAAAACATTTATACACCAGAACGATGACTTAAGTTATGCACAGCCTGTAATAGATGAAATGGCTAATATACTAAGAAGCAATAATTATGAAATCGCTCCGCTGCTTAAAACGCTTCTGAAGAGCAAACTGTTTTATTCAGATAATACTATCAGTTCGCTTATAAAAAATCCGCTTGACCTGATGATTGGTTCGGTAAAAATGCTGAACATTAATTTTGATCCTTCATCATTAACCACAAGGCTGAATTATATAATTACACAGGCAAGCGCAGCCGGGCAGTATATCCTTGATCCTCCAAATGTTCAGGGATGGGTAGGTTACAGGCAATGGTTAAGCACTATTTCAATGCCTATCAGAGCAGCATTTGCTGAAAGCATTATAACAGGACTTCAGAAAAACGGGCAGCCAACAGGTTTTTCAGTTGATGCGCTTGCATTTGCCATGTCATTTTCTGCGCCAAATAATGCAGTTCAGCTGGTAAAAGATATGACTGAACATTTATTGAGATTAACAGTCACCCCTCGGCAGCTTAACGCGCTGCTTGAAATAATGTTAGACGGTTCTTTGGTTATGGATTGGTACATAAATGACCCGCAGGCGCCATCGAGAATAAAAAAATATCTTAAGGCACTGGTAAACCTTGCTGAATTTCAGATCAATTAG
- a CDS encoding DUF1501 domain-containing protein, translating into MKRRDFIKTLAVSGAGAALSLNSIPIKALGFNSVLSKICSPFVDTDKVLVVIQLLGGNDGLNTIIPYQDSMYYTRRPNLGIPSGQVLSLPNTTMGLHPAMSDLKNLFIDNKLAIVQNVGYPNPNFSHFRATDIWHTASNSNQYFTTGWLGRYLKEEYPNYPNTLPPDPMAIQIGVSASLSLMSQAGDMALTFQDPNQFYQLVQGTNYNGYEKVKTLAGPELDFARRIAADSLQYATRVRDASLNGQNMATYPANNSLADQLKIVARLIDGGLQTRLYVVTISGFDTHTQQLNPHNTLLSRVNGAISAFYTDLNLNGISNRVVGMTLSEFGRRVTENGSIGTDHGTAAPMLLFGDLVNGSMYGNNPDLVNLNSGNLIYQYDYRQVYASVLKQLFAASDQELLNVLANQYQTLPLIVPQQPVGKQNQNETFSLSQNYPNPFNPSTEITYTLKTDSNVMIKIFDASGREVQTLVNERKSSGIHKVIFDVTGRKHLASGVYFYKLVTDGYTDVKKMILVK; encoded by the coding sequence ATGAAAAGAAGAGATTTCATAAAAACGCTTGCAGTATCCGGTGCCGGCGCAGCATTATCCCTTAATTCAATCCCTATTAAAGCGCTTGGATTTAACTCAGTATTATCAAAAATATGCAGCCCGTTTGTTGATACAGATAAAGTCCTGGTTGTAATCCAATTACTTGGCGGTAATGACGGCTTAAACACAATTATTCCTTACCAGGACAGCATGTATTATACCCGCCGCCCCAACTTAGGCATTCCCAGCGGGCAGGTACTTTCTTTACCTAATACAACTATGGGCCTGCATCCTGCTATGTCTGACCTGAAAAATCTTTTTATTGATAATAAGCTTGCAATAGTTCAAAATGTAGGCTATCCGAATCCTAATTTTTCACATTTCAGAGCAACGGATATTTGGCATACAGCCTCAAATTCAAATCAATATTTCACAACAGGCTGGCTTGGCAGGTATCTTAAGGAAGAATATCCCAACTACCCGAACACCTTGCCCCCGGACCCGATGGCTATCCAGATAGGCGTAAGCGCTTCGCTTTCGCTGATGTCACAGGCGGGAGATATGGCATTAACGTTCCAGGACCCGAACCAGTTCTACCAGCTTGTACAGGGAACAAATTATAACGGGTATGAAAAGGTAAAAACACTGGCTGGACCCGAACTTGACTTTGCGCGAAGGATCGCAGCGGATTCCCTCCAATATGCTACTAGGGTACGCGATGCATCGTTAAACGGTCAAAATATGGCTACATATCCTGCTAATAATTCGCTGGCAGACCAGCTTAAAATTGTAGCAAGGCTGATAGATGGCGGTCTGCAAACAAGGCTTTATGTAGTAACAATATCAGGGTTTGATACACATACACAGCAGCTGAATCCGCATAACACGCTTCTTTCCAGGGTTAACGGAGCAATTAGTGCGTTTTATACTGACCTTAACCTGAACGGAATTTCTAACCGTGTTGTGGGTATGACACTTTCTGAATTCGGAAGAAGAGTTACAGAAAACGGTTCAATTGGTACCGATCACGGAACAGCAGCTCCAATGCTGCTGTTTGGAGACCTGGTGAATGGCTCTATGTATGGAAACAATCCTGACCTTGTTAATCTGAACAGCGGAAATTTGATTTACCAGTATGATTACCGCCAGGTTTACGCATCAGTTCTGAAACAATTGTTCGCCGCATCAGACCAGGAATTACTTAATGTGCTTGCCAATCAATACCAGACACTTCCATTGATAGTACCGCAGCAGCCTGTCGGCAAGCAGAATCAGAATGAAACATTTTCACTTTCGCAAAATTATCCAAACCCTTTCAATCCATCAACGGAAATTACTTATACGCTTAAAACAGACAGTAATGTAATGATCAAGATATTTGACGCATCCGGAAGAGAAGTTCAGACACTGGTAAATGAACGTAAATCATCAGGAATCCATAAGGTTATTTTTGATGTGACCGGAAGAAAACATCTGGCAAGCGGGGTATATTTTTACAAACTTGTAACTGATGGCTATACTGATGTTAAAAAAATGATACTGGTAAAATAA